Proteins from one Azospirillum brasilense genomic window:
- a CDS encoding cytochrome ubiquinol oxidase subunit I has protein sequence MDLDPLLLSRIQFAFVISFHILFPSFTVGLACWIAVLEARWLITGKALYRSLSEFWTRIFAISFGMGVVSGIVMTYQFGTNWSRWSDIVGNVLGPLIQYEVVTAFFLEAAFLGILLFGRDRVPRGIHFLAAVLVATGTVLSSFWILSANSWMHTPAGAELRDGRFFVTDWWAVVFNPSFPYRLAHMLTAMFLTTGFVVAGISAFYLLRNRFLEHARVGLSMSLALITILAPLQIFLGDLHGLNTLEHQPAKIAAMEGHWEGGARAPLILFAIPDNEAETNHAEIAIPALSSLILTHEWDGVVPGLKNFPVADRPNPEILFWTFRIMVAIGMIMLAVALIHLVQRVRGKLYSPHWFHKVLVGCMPLGFVAILAGWFTTEIGRQPWVVYGIIRTADAVTPALTGGAVLTSLIVFMVVYTIIYGAGTYYLFRLLTIGPARLNDEDLEIPAVVQGHQPKRPLSVPGESIEPAE, from the coding sequence ATGGACCTCGATCCGCTGCTTCTGTCACGAATCCAGTTCGCTTTCGTGATTTCTTTTCACATTCTTTTTCCCTCTTTTACGGTGGGGCTGGCCTGCTGGATCGCGGTGCTGGAGGCGCGGTGGCTGATCACCGGCAAGGCGCTGTACCGCAGCCTGTCGGAATTCTGGACGCGGATCTTCGCCATTTCCTTTGGCATGGGCGTGGTGTCGGGAATCGTGATGACCTACCAGTTCGGCACGAATTGGAGCCGCTGGTCCGACATCGTCGGCAACGTCCTGGGGCCGCTGATCCAGTACGAGGTGGTGACCGCCTTTTTCCTGGAGGCCGCCTTCCTCGGCATCCTGCTGTTCGGGCGGGACCGCGTGCCGCGGGGCATCCATTTCCTGGCGGCGGTTCTGGTGGCCACCGGGACGGTGCTGTCCTCCTTCTGGATTCTCTCGGCGAACAGTTGGATGCACACCCCGGCGGGGGCGGAACTGCGCGACGGGCGGTTCTTCGTCACCGACTGGTGGGCGGTGGTCTTCAACCCCTCCTTTCCCTACCGGCTGGCCCATATGCTCACCGCGATGTTCCTGACCACCGGATTCGTGGTGGCCGGCATCAGCGCCTTCTACCTGCTGCGCAACCGCTTCCTGGAGCACGCGCGGGTTGGGCTCAGCATGTCGCTGGCGCTCATCACCATCCTGGCGCCCTTGCAGATCTTCCTCGGCGACCTGCACGGGCTGAACACGCTGGAGCACCAGCCGGCCAAGATCGCCGCCATGGAAGGCCATTGGGAGGGCGGGGCGCGGGCACCGCTGATCCTGTTCGCCATCCCCGACAACGAGGCGGAGACCAACCACGCGGAAATCGCCATTCCCGCGCTGTCGAGCCTGATCCTGACCCACGAGTGGGACGGGGTGGTTCCCGGACTGAAGAACTTCCCGGTGGCGGACCGGCCCAACCCGGAAATCCTGTTCTGGACCTTCCGCATCATGGTGGCGATCGGCATGATCATGCTGGCGGTGGCGTTGATCCACTTGGTGCAGCGGGTGCGCGGGAAGCTCTACAGCCCGCACTGGTTCCACAAGGTTTTGGTCGGCTGCATGCCGCTGGGCTTCGTCGCCATCCTCGCCGGCTGGTTCACCACCGAGATCGGGCGCCAGCCCTGGGTGGTCTACGGGATCATACGCACGGCGGACGCGGTCACTCCGGCCCTGACCGGCGGGGCGGTGCTGACCTCGCTGATCGTCTTCATGGTGGTCTACACGATCATCTACGGGGCCGGGACCTATTACCTGTTCCGGCTGCTGACCATCGGCCCGGCGCGGCTGAACGACGAGGATCTGGAGATCCCGGCGGTGGTGCAGGGCCACCAGCCGAAGCGGCCGCTGTCGGTGCCCGGCGAATCCATCGAACCCGCGGAGTGA
- the rpoH gene encoding RNA polymerase sigma factor RpoH encodes MTELAVSGEPLTLFLKETRKYDYLTPEQERDLAIRWRERQDRRALDKLIGSHLRLVFKMARGYQGYGLPLSDLIAEGNVGVMQAAQKFDPDKGFRFATYASWWIRAAIQEYVLHNWSLVKIGTTAAQKKLFFSLRRLKAQLQDAENGTFGGDLSPEAVESIATTLDVSQADVIEMNRRLGTDRSLNATLAEDGDSEWLDLLADEGPDQEAILAGAQERKRRQQFLKLGLGVLDDRERQILVARRLRDEPLTLEELSQHFHVSRERVRQLEVRAFEKVQKAVMAQARQIPGTTGKALLPV; translated from the coding sequence TTGACGGAACTGGCAGTTTCTGGCGAACCCCTCACCCTCTTTCTAAAAGAAACCCGCAAGTACGACTACCTCACCCCCGAGCAGGAACGCGACCTCGCCATCCGCTGGCGGGAGCGGCAGGACCGCCGCGCCCTCGACAAGCTGATCGGCAGCCACCTCCGGCTCGTTTTCAAAATGGCCCGCGGCTATCAGGGCTACGGGTTGCCGCTGTCCGACCTGATCGCCGAGGGCAACGTCGGCGTCATGCAGGCGGCCCAGAAGTTCGACCCCGACAAGGGGTTCCGCTTCGCCACCTACGCGTCCTGGTGGATCCGGGCGGCGATCCAGGAATATGTGCTGCACAACTGGTCGCTGGTGAAGATCGGCACCACCGCGGCCCAGAAGAAGCTGTTCTTCAGCCTGCGCCGGCTGAAGGCGCAGTTGCAGGACGCCGAGAACGGCACCTTCGGCGGCGACCTGTCTCCGGAAGCGGTGGAGAGCATCGCGACGACGCTGGACGTCTCCCAGGCCGACGTGATCGAGATGAACCGCCGGCTGGGCACCGACCGCTCGCTCAACGCCACACTGGCCGAGGATGGCGACAGCGAATGGCTGGACCTTCTGGCCGATGAGGGACCCGACCAGGAGGCAATCCTGGCCGGCGCGCAGGAGCGCAAGCGCCGGCAACAGTTCCTCAAGCTGGGGCTGGGCGTTCTCGACGACCGCGAGCGGCAGATCCTGGTGGCCCGCCGCCTGCGCGACGAGCCGCTGACCCTGGAGGAGCTGAGCCAGCACTTCCACGTCTCGCGCGAGCGCGTGCGCCAGCTTGAGGTGCGCGCCTTCGAGAAGGTCCAGAAGGCGGTGATGGCCCAAGCCCGGCAAATTCCGGGTACCACGGGCAAGGCGCTGCTGCCGGTGTGA
- a CDS encoding DUF6969 family protein produces MMELSELSRDELQAMSEAAREVRQCQRVLAKTGDTVVGELLRGHGTLYEWRHYPPGDVYDAEYHAQYYYHCHPEDERPDGEHGHFHTFLRPLGMPPGMEPVPLKDYEEPDNPNDALSHLVGIAMDVAGQPVRLFTTNRWVTGETWYGAEDVIRMLDSFTVDHARPSWPANRWITAMLRLFRPQIISLLHERDRTVAAWSDRHPDGWVYEDRTLEVTSQILISVEEQIATVEHALRGVRRRSSVLPEPPRFVTP; encoded by the coding sequence ATGATGGAGCTTTCGGAGCTTTCGCGCGACGAATTGCAGGCGATGTCGGAGGCCGCGCGGGAGGTCCGGCAGTGCCAGCGCGTGCTCGCCAAGACCGGCGACACGGTGGTGGGGGAGCTTCTGCGCGGGCACGGCACGCTCTACGAATGGCGCCACTATCCGCCGGGCGACGTCTACGATGCCGAGTATCACGCCCAGTACTATTATCATTGCCACCCCGAGGACGAGCGGCCCGACGGTGAGCACGGGCACTTCCACACCTTCCTGCGCCCGCTCGGGATGCCGCCGGGCATGGAGCCGGTGCCGCTGAAGGATTACGAGGAGCCGGACAACCCCAACGACGCGCTGTCCCATCTGGTGGGAATCGCCATGGACGTGGCGGGGCAGCCGGTGCGCCTGTTCACGACGAACCGTTGGGTGACGGGGGAGACGTGGTACGGGGCCGAGGACGTGATCCGCATGCTCGACAGCTTCACCGTCGATCACGCCCGCCCGTCCTGGCCGGCGAACCGCTGGATCACCGCGATGCTTCGGCTGTTCCGGCCGCAGATCATCAGCCTGCTGCACGAGCGCGACCGGACGGTCGCCGCGTGGAGCGACCGCCATCCGGACGGCTGGGTCTACGAGGATCGGACGCTGGAGGTCACGTCGCAGATTCTGATCTCGGTGGAGGAGCAGATCGCGACGGTGGAGCACGCGCTGCGCGGCGTGCGGCGGCGGTCCTCCGTGCTGCCGGAGCCGCCGCGCTTCGTCACGCCGTAA
- a CDS encoding ABC-type transport auxiliary lipoprotein family protein — protein sequence MTSQLMKGVAAALLAVGLMTGCAALNPTAPSLYTLTPGTVAESGLPPVSWQLLVEPPAASAGIDTPRIAVTRSATALDYFAGVSWADRAPNMVQGLIVQSFEDSRRIVSVGRDSAGLRSDFLLKTELRDFQAEFSDSSAAAPDRVRVRLSAKLVAMPNRTIEAGETFDAVVPVRGSDFTDVIAAFNTALGQVEGALVDWTLRRGEAVFRADAGRGRSAGVR from the coding sequence ATGACGAGCCAATTGATGAAGGGGGTGGCGGCGGCGCTGCTGGCGGTCGGCCTGATGACCGGCTGCGCGGCGCTGAACCCCACCGCGCCCAGCCTCTACACGCTGACGCCGGGAACCGTGGCGGAATCCGGGCTGCCGCCGGTGAGCTGGCAGTTGCTGGTGGAGCCGCCGGCGGCCAGCGCCGGGATCGACACGCCGCGCATCGCGGTCACCCGCTCCGCCACCGCGCTCGACTATTTCGCCGGAGTGTCCTGGGCCGACCGGGCGCCGAACATGGTGCAGGGGCTGATCGTCCAGTCCTTCGAGGACAGCCGGCGGATCGTCTCGGTCGGACGGGATTCGGCGGGCTTGCGCTCCGACTTCCTGCTGAAGACCGAACTGCGTGACTTCCAGGCGGAATTCAGCGACTCCAGCGCCGCGGCGCCGGACCGGGTGCGGGTGCGGCTGTCGGCCAAGCTGGTCGCCATGCCCAACCGGACCATCGAGGCGGGTGAGACCTTCGACGCCGTGGTCCCGGTGCGCGGGTCGGATTTCACCGACGTGATCGCCGCCTTCAACACGGCGCTGGGTCAGGTGGAAGGCGCGCTGGTGGATTGGACCCTGCGGCGGGGCGAGGCGGTGTTCCGTGCGGATGCCGGCCGTGGCCGTTCGGCGGGCGTCCGTTAA
- a CDS encoding MlaD family protein, giving the protein METRTSYILVGSFVLALLAGLFVFTVWVAKIQLEETRQPYYIYFTGSVTGLQEGSPVRYRGIPVGTATDIRLDPNDVSRVRVRIEVQEGTPIKTDSIASLEVQGITGGAYVQISGGTEMSELLRTAHDGGIPVIPSRPSSLTVFVDAAPQLLNRALDLTNRVADLLTPQNQAAIAEILANTRDLTGELARASQGLDTTLAQANRTLQGFETVGPQIGETMDQAQRTLVAVEGGMKTVSGDLHTLAGSLNKTANQLNAMIGENRGAIRDFTGGGLYELTLLISQLRDLSGQLSRVVTRIENDPSNFLFGGTRQGVEVRGR; this is encoded by the coding sequence ATGGAAACCCGCACCAGCTACATCCTCGTGGGCAGCTTCGTGTTGGCCTTGCTCGCCGGCCTCTTCGTCTTCACGGTCTGGGTCGCCAAGATCCAGCTGGAGGAGACGCGCCAGCCCTATTACATCTATTTCACCGGCTCGGTGACCGGCCTTCAGGAGGGCAGCCCGGTGCGCTACCGCGGCATCCCCGTGGGCACGGCAACCGACATCCGCCTGGACCCCAACGACGTCAGCCGCGTGCGCGTGCGGATCGAGGTGCAGGAAGGCACGCCGATCAAGACCGACTCCATCGCCTCGCTGGAGGTCCAGGGCATCACCGGCGGCGCCTACGTCCAGATTTCCGGCGGCACGGAGATGAGCGAGCTTCTGCGCACCGCGCATGACGGCGGCATCCCAGTGATCCCGTCGCGGCCGTCGTCGCTGACGGTCTTCGTCGACGCCGCCCCGCAGCTTCTGAACCGCGCGCTGGACCTGACCAATCGGGTGGCGGACCTGCTGACCCCGCAAAATCAGGCGGCCATCGCCGAGATCCTGGCGAACACCCGCGACCTGACCGGCGAGTTGGCCCGCGCCAGCCAGGGGCTGGACACGACGCTCGCCCAAGCCAACCGGACGCTCCAGGGCTTCGAGACGGTCGGGCCGCAGATCGGCGAAACCATGGACCAGGCGCAGCGCACGCTGGTCGCGGTGGAAGGCGGCATGAAGACGGTGAGCGGCGATCTGCACACGCTGGCCGGATCGCTGAACAAGACCGCCAACCAGCTCAACGCCATGATCGGGGAGAATCGCGGGGCGATCCGCGACTTCACCGGCGGCGGGCTGTATGAGCTGACCTTGCTGATCTCGCAGTTGCGCGACCTGTCGGGGCAATTGTCCCGCGTCGTGACGCGGATCGAGAACGACCCGTCGAACTTCCTGTTCGGCGGAACCCGCCAGGGCGTGGAGGTGCGTGGACGATGA
- a CDS encoding ABC transporter ATP-binding protein: MAPFDDRQPDSQDAVIRVRGLVTRFGPQVVHDGLDLDVRRGEVLGVVGGSGTGKSVLLKEILGLIRPADGRIELLGRDTADLPERERVALQARTGVLFQNGALFSSMTVAQNVMVPLREHTDLSAALSAEIARVKIAMSGLPPNAGAKFPSELSGGMIKRAGLARALALDPDILFLDEPTAGLDPIGAAAFDQLIRNLQRSLGLTVFMVTHDLDSLTSICDRIAVLVDKKIRVGTLEEHLRDPHPWIHDYFHGPRGRAARHAES, from the coding sequence GTGGCGCCGTTTGACGACAGACAACCGGATTCGCAGGACGCGGTGATCCGCGTGCGCGGGCTGGTCACGCGCTTTGGCCCGCAGGTGGTCCATGACGGGCTCGACCTCGACGTGCGGCGGGGCGAGGTGCTGGGCGTGGTCGGCGGCTCCGGCACCGGCAAGTCGGTTCTGCTGAAGGAAATCCTCGGCCTGATCCGCCCGGCGGACGGCCGGATCGAGCTGCTGGGACGCGACACCGCCGACCTGCCGGAGCGCGAGCGGGTGGCGCTCCAGGCGCGCACAGGCGTGCTGTTCCAGAACGGCGCGCTGTTCAGCTCGATGACCGTGGCGCAGAACGTCATGGTCCCGCTGCGTGAGCACACCGACCTGTCGGCGGCGCTGTCGGCGGAGATCGCGCGGGTCAAGATCGCCATGTCCGGCCTGCCGCCCAACGCCGGGGCGAAATTCCCGTCGGAGCTGTCGGGCGGGATGATCAAGCGCGCCGGTCTGGCCCGCGCGCTGGCGCTCGATCCCGACATCCTGTTCCTCGACGAGCCGACCGCCGGGCTGGACCCCATCGGCGCCGCCGCCTTCGACCAGCTGATCCGCAACCTCCAGCGCAGCCTGGGGCTGACCGTCTTCATGGTCACCCACGACCTGGACAGCCTGACCTCCATCTGCGACCGCATCGCCGTGCTGGTGGACAAGAAGATTCGCGTGGGCACGCTGGAGGAGCATCTCCGCGACCCGCACCCCTGGATTCACGACTATTTCCACGGACCGCGCGGCCGCGCCGCGCGCCATGCAGAAAGCTGA
- a CDS encoding MlaE family lipid ABC transporter permease subunit, with product MARERAWLESSRAGDGEWRLTALGHWDLQAAGSLSATLDGFALDGGGAVSLDLSRLDAMDTVGAYLLSTLSDRLKAAGHGVDLSAIRPEHAALFEAVREVGPPPVERAQTHRPILDMLERTGRTAVDGLREGRDLLSFLGLIAITFGRLIVNPRRLRFRSVMFHIEQTGLNALPILGLLSFLIGVVLAFQGADQLRRFGAELFVVNLLGVSILREIGILMTAIIVAGRSGSAFTAQIGTMKVNQEVDAISTLGLDVVELLVVPRALALMITLPLLAFYADIMGLFGGAVMSYATLDITFGQFIRQLHGAVTLPHFLVGLVKAPVFALVIAMVGCYEGLKVSGSAESVGTLTTKSVVESIFLVIVLDAVFSVLFSFLRL from the coding sequence ATGGCGCGCGAAAGGGCGTGGTTGGAATCGTCGCGCGCCGGCGACGGTGAGTGGCGGCTGACGGCTCTCGGCCATTGGGATTTGCAGGCCGCCGGCTCCCTGTCGGCTACGCTCGACGGCTTCGCGCTGGACGGTGGCGGGGCGGTCAGCCTCGACCTGTCGCGGCTGGACGCCATGGACACGGTTGGGGCCTATCTGCTGTCCACCCTGTCCGACCGGCTGAAGGCGGCGGGCCACGGCGTCGATCTGTCCGCCATCCGCCCGGAGCACGCCGCCCTGTTCGAGGCCGTGCGCGAGGTCGGCCCTCCGCCGGTCGAGCGGGCGCAGACGCACCGCCCCATCCTCGACATGCTGGAGCGCACCGGACGCACCGCCGTGGATGGGCTGCGCGAGGGGCGGGACCTGCTGTCCTTCCTCGGCCTGATCGCCATCACCTTCGGGCGGCTGATCGTGAATCCGCGCCGGCTGCGCTTCCGCTCGGTGATGTTCCACATCGAGCAGACGGGGCTGAACGCCCTGCCGATCCTCGGGCTGCTGTCCTTCCTGATCGGCGTGGTGCTGGCCTTCCAGGGCGCGGACCAGCTCCGCCGCTTCGGGGCCGAGCTGTTCGTGGTCAATCTGCTGGGCGTGTCGATCCTGCGCGAGATCGGCATCCTGATGACCGCCATCATCGTGGCCGGGCGCTCCGGCTCCGCCTTCACCGCGCAGATCGGCACCATGAAGGTGAACCAGGAGGTGGACGCCATCAGCACGCTGGGGCTGGACGTGGTGGAGCTTCTGGTGGTGCCGCGCGCGCTGGCCCTGATGATCACCCTGCCGCTGCTGGCCTTCTACGCCGACATCATGGGGCTGTTCGGCGGAGCGGTGATGAGCTACGCGACGCTGGACATCACCTTCGGGCAGTTCATCCGCCAGCTTCACGGCGCCGTCACGCTGCCGCATTTCCTGGTTGGACTGGTGAAGGCGCCGGTGTTCGCGCTGGTGATCGCCATGGTCGGCTGTTACGAGGGGCTGAAGGTCTCCGGCAGCGCCGAGAGCGTGGGCACGCTGACCACCAAGTCGGTGGTCGAGTCCATCTTCCTGGTGATCGTCCTGGACGCGGTCTTCTCCGTCCTGTTCTCCTTCCTCAGGCTGTGA
- a CDS encoding adenine phosphoribosyltransferase, translating into MDLKNHIRGIADFPKPGILFYDISPLLAHAEAWKEAVDQLAEALRPHKPELLVGIESRGFLIAAPLALALGTGFIMVRKHGKLPGDKVAHSYDLEYGTDTIEVQADAVKPGQRVVVLDDLLATGGTMAAAISLLRRVGADVRAAAFLVELTFLNGRDKLDVPSVSLMSYDS; encoded by the coding sequence ATCGATCTGAAGAACCACATCCGCGGCATCGCCGACTTCCCCAAGCCCGGCATCCTCTTCTACGACATCTCCCCGCTGCTGGCTCACGCCGAGGCGTGGAAGGAAGCGGTGGACCAGCTCGCCGAAGCGCTGCGCCCGCACAAGCCGGAGCTGCTGGTGGGCATCGAATCGCGCGGCTTCCTGATCGCCGCCCCGCTGGCCCTGGCGCTCGGCACCGGCTTCATCATGGTGCGCAAGCATGGCAAGCTGCCCGGCGACAAGGTCGCCCATTCCTACGACCTGGAATACGGCACCGACACCATCGAGGTTCAGGCCGACGCCGTGAAACCCGGCCAGCGCGTGGTCGTCCTCGACGATCTGCTGGCGACCGGCGGCACCATGGCCGCGGCGATCAGCCTGCTGCGCCGCGTCGGCGCCGACGTCCGCGCCGCCGCCTTCCTGGTCGAGCTGACCTTCCTCAACGGCCGCGACAAGCTGGACGTGCCCAGCGTCTCACTGATGAGCTACGATTCGTAA
- a CDS encoding CocE/NonD family hydrolase: MTHMAPVILEQPPLLAVRPPETVSMRTRDGVRLDADLYRPDGVGPWPVLLLRLACGRRTAMTSHYAHPRWYAARGYVVVVQDVRGRGTSEGRFRPFEAEREDGADAVAWAASLPGSNGTVGMYGSGYAGMAQLLALAERPAALRAVVPALAGWDVFTDWATEGGAFRLADAMGWALHCAAESARRLEDGAAYRALLEAIRSLPLDDEIPSRPRVLRDYARHCHYDDWLTTPGPGGSWDELSPRHALSGGIGEVSVLQIGGWYDPRLTGTLAAHEALSTGCDGTVRLLVGPWDRHGVAVHAGLDSLKPSDVPSFDALQLGWFERFLKGEMNGAERGGPIRLFDVLERRWRDLPALPPAARPLHLSSDGLATRRGGALRDDAPDEAFLDVLVHDPRDPVPTVGGHAVPDAGPRDRAAADARPDVAVYDTAPLTAPLTLSGLAALEIWVEADAPSFDVSAVLSAVLPDGRVLPLSQGHARVEPGGEQRPMPVALRALCATLPAGSALRLSLAGSCFPAYPINPGTGAEPGETRLVDAQPITLLIHGGGARPSRLLLPARG; encoded by the coding sequence ATGACCCATATGGCCCCGGTGATTCTCGAACAGCCGCCCCTCCTGGCCGTCCGGCCTCCCGAAACCGTTTCCATGCGGACGCGCGACGGTGTGCGGTTGGACGCCGACCTCTACCGCCCCGACGGGGTCGGCCCCTGGCCGGTCCTGCTGCTGCGTCTGGCCTGCGGGCGGCGCACGGCGATGACCAGCCATTACGCGCACCCGCGCTGGTACGCCGCGCGGGGCTATGTCGTCGTGGTGCAGGACGTGCGCGGGCGCGGCACGTCGGAGGGCCGATTCCGCCCCTTCGAAGCGGAGCGCGAGGACGGCGCCGACGCGGTGGCCTGGGCAGCCTCCCTGCCCGGCTCCAACGGCACCGTCGGCATGTACGGCAGCGGCTACGCCGGGATGGCGCAGCTTCTGGCCCTGGCCGAGCGGCCCGCCGCGCTGCGCGCTGTGGTTCCGGCGCTGGCCGGCTGGGACGTGTTTACCGACTGGGCGACGGAGGGCGGCGCCTTCCGGCTGGCCGACGCGATGGGCTGGGCGCTGCACTGCGCGGCGGAGTCCGCCCGCCGGCTGGAGGATGGCGCGGCCTACCGCGCGCTTCTGGAGGCGATCCGCAGCCTGCCGCTGGACGACGAGATTCCCTCCCGCCCGCGGGTGCTGCGGGATTACGCGCGGCATTGCCATTACGACGACTGGCTGACCACGCCCGGCCCGGGCGGAAGCTGGGACGAGCTGTCCCCCCGCCACGCCCTGTCCGGCGGTATCGGCGAGGTCTCCGTCCTTCAGATCGGCGGCTGGTACGACCCGCGCCTGACCGGCACGCTGGCGGCGCACGAAGCCCTGTCGACCGGCTGCGACGGCACCGTCCGCCTGCTGGTCGGCCCGTGGGACCGTCACGGGGTGGCGGTCCATGCCGGGCTCGACAGCCTGAAGCCGTCCGACGTGCCGTCCTTCGACGCCCTGCAGCTCGGCTGGTTCGAGCGCTTCCTGAAGGGGGAGATGAACGGCGCGGAGCGCGGCGGCCCGATCCGCCTGTTCGACGTTCTGGAACGCCGCTGGCGCGACCTGCCGGCCCTGCCGCCCGCCGCACGGCCGCTGCATCTGTCCAGCGACGGACTCGCCACGCGGCGCGGCGGTGCCCTGCGCGACGACGCCCCGGACGAAGCGTTCCTCGACGTGCTGGTCCACGACCCGCGCGATCCGGTGCCCACCGTGGGCGGTCACGCGGTGCCCGACGCCGGCCCGCGCGACCGCGCCGCCGCCGACGCCCGCCCCGACGTGGCGGTCTACGACACCGCACCGCTCACGGCGCCGCTGACATTGTCGGGGTTGGCCGCCCTGGAGATCTGGGTGGAGGCCGACGCGCCGTCCTTCGACGTCAGCGCCGTCCTCTCCGCCGTGCTGCCCGACGGGCGCGTCCTGCCGCTCAGCCAGGGCCACGCGCGGGTGGAGCCGGGCGGCGAGCAGCGTCCCATGCCGGTGGCCCTGCGCGCGCTCTGCGCGACCCTGCCCGCCGGAAGCGCGTTGCGCCTCAGCCTCGCCGGGTCCTGCTTCCCGGCCTATCCCATCAATCCGGGGACGGGGGCGGAGCCGGGCGAAACCCGGCTGGTGGACGCGCAGCCGATCACCCTGCTCATCCACGGCGGCGGCGCCCGCCCGTCGCGCCTGCTGCTGCCGGCCCGAGGCTGA
- a CDS encoding Fic family protein — translation MALLDDILEKKRVLDDARPMPLTVVRDLADRFERGLTTACLLVEGVELSPDDIRMVLDRGAVLRSRPAEPQRLALNHRAALELMARLSFQGSGVVTERTIAAFHGVLYQGIDTNAGRYRDGALKDDAGASPDPAKVRVSMSALSGWLRRTEAGPEAAFEAHHRLMSVRPFFQGNAATALLLCNLILNRAGFPPVVVTEEDREMYAAMVERAWSLGDKTPFRDLMMRLLDRSLNLCLRSAARALRDFEPADEDDHGFGGDHDEGYGRRP, via the coding sequence ATGGCGCTGCTGGACGATATTCTGGAAAAGAAGCGGGTTCTGGACGACGCCCGGCCGATGCCGTTGACGGTGGTCCGCGATCTGGCCGACCGCTTCGAGCGCGGCCTGACCACCGCCTGCCTCCTCGTCGAGGGGGTGGAACTGTCCCCCGACGACATCCGCATGGTGCTGGACCGCGGCGCGGTGCTGCGCAGCCGTCCGGCCGAGCCGCAGCGCCTCGCGCTCAACCACCGCGCCGCGCTGGAGCTGATGGCCCGTCTGTCCTTCCAGGGCAGCGGGGTGGTGACGGAGCGCACGATCGCGGCCTTCCACGGCGTGCTCTACCAGGGGATCGACACGAACGCCGGGCGCTACCGGGACGGCGCGCTCAAGGACGACGCCGGGGCCTCTCCCGATCCGGCGAAGGTGCGGGTGTCGATGTCGGCGCTGTCGGGCTGGCTGCGCCGGACGGAAGCGGGGCCGGAGGCCGCCTTCGAGGCGCACCACCGGCTGATGAGCGTCCGTCCCTTCTTCCAGGGCAACGCCGCGACCGCGCTTCTGCTGTGCAACCTGATCCTGAACCGCGCCGGCTTCCCGCCGGTGGTGGTGACCGAAGAGGATCGCGAGATGTACGCCGCGATGGTCGAGCGCGCCTGGTCGCTCGGCGACAAGACGCCGTTCCGCGACCTGATGATGCGCCTGCTCGACCGCAGCCTGAACCTGTGCCTGCGCAGCGCCGCCCGTGCCCTTCGCGATTTCGAGCCGGCCGACGAGGATGATCACGGCTTCGGCGGCGACCATGACGAGGGTTATGGCCGGCGCCCCTGA
- a CDS encoding bacteriohemerythrin yields the protein MQHVAWDKSMSVGVEILDDDHRKLLDMFNRLLKAGIAEKDRASLSGLLGGLQEYTTVHFKREEALMEQQGYPGLDAHRAAHRYFIDEVHKLTLDDDDSNEMMLRIDLILLLKEWFIEHIQSVDKQYSPFMAEDAGSTTTAH from the coding sequence ATGCAACATGTTGCCTGGGATAAATCGATGAGCGTCGGCGTCGAAATTCTCGACGACGACCACCGAAAATTGCTCGACATGTTCAACCGGCTGCTGAAGGCCGGCATCGCGGAAAAGGACCGTGCCAGCCTGTCCGGGCTGCTGGGGGGCTTGCAGGAATACACGACGGTGCATTTCAAGCGGGAGGAGGCGCTGATGGAGCAGCAGGGCTATCCCGGCCTCGACGCCCACCGGGCCGCGCACCGCTATTTCATCGACGAAGTGCACAAGCTGACCCTGGACGATGACGACAGCAACGAGATGATGCTGCGCATCGACCTGATCCTGCTCCTGAAGGAATGGTTCATCGAGCACATCCAGTCGGTGGACAAACAGTACAGCCCCTTCATGGCCGAAGACGCCGGCAGCACAACCACCGCCCATTGA